AATCTTTTTCCATCATGTCCTGCCTTTCAAGGCGGGACTTTTTTTTGGTTAATATCTGCCTATAGATAGTCAAGAATCATAAAAAGGTTAGCTCCCTTCCAATCTACATTTGGGTCATATCACTATAAGTCATTTGCGCAGATGACGGGATCAGTTATTTAGAGGGGAAATCACAAAAACCAATATCTAATCTCGTTGTATGAAAAGAAACGTATTTCACCTGCTGGCGTTGCTGGCGGGACTGCTACTCTATTCCTCAATATTTGCACAGACAAGAGGAGTAGAGGGAACAGTGACCGATGAAAAAAAACAGCCTGTCAGCTTCGCCTCCGTCATCGTTAAAGGCACATCCAAAGGGACAACCACCGCGCAGGACGGCTCGTTTAAACTGGATGTATCCCCTAATGCCATACTGGTTATCCGTGCTGTCGGATATACGGTTAAAGAGATTCCAATTGGTAATGAACAACACTTCAATATCACGCTCACAGAGAATGCCAGCGATCTGAATGAAGTGGTCGTAACTGCATTGGGCGTTAGAAAAGAGAAAAGGAACCTCACCTTCAGCGCACAGGAAGTAAAAAGCGATGAGATCCTGCGTGCCAGAGAACCGAATGTATTAAATGCGCTGACTGGTAAAGTAGCCGGCGTACAGATCACCAGTTCCTCCGGTATGCCTGGTAGTTCATCCCGTATAGTCATCCGCGGTATTACGTCCATTTCCGGAGAAAACCAGGCGCTGTTTGTAATGGATGGTGTTCCTATTAATAATGATGAAAGTGGCGGCACCTATAATGGCGGTTCAGGCACTAACAGGCTGGCAGATATAGACCCTGCTACTATTGAAAGTATCAATGTCCTGAAAGGCGCCGCTGCTACTGCACTATATGGTTCTGCCGGGGCACGTGGCGTTATACTGATCACCACTAAAAGAGGGAGTGCAGGACGTAAACCAACAGTCAGCATTTCGTCAGGATTGTCTTTTGAGAAGACTATCTATCCTGATCGTCAATACCTGTATGCTCAGGGAGACAAAGGTGTATTCTTTGATGGAGATACGCGAAAAAGCAGTACTTCCTGGGGCCCACGCATGGATACTTTAACTGCCAATGGACAAAAGGTTAAAGCACATCATCCGCTGGACGAATTTTTCAGAACTGGTGTTACATCTAACAGTACCGTCAGCGTCTCCGGAGGAGGGCCGACATCTAATTATTTTATGTCGTATTCCTACTTCGATCAGAAGGGTACCATTCCAAATACGTCATATGCCCGTCATAGTGCGTTCGCAAAATTCAGCACACAGATACTGGAGAATCTGAATGCTACCTTCCAGATGACCTATTCTACGGCCAATAACAAAAAAATGCCGGAAGGTTACGGACTCGAATCTCCTCTCTGGACTGTATTCTCCGCACCCGTGTCCTACGATCTCAAACCGGCACTGAATCCGGATGGTTCACAGCGCCTGTATCGCTATAGCCGTAACAATCCATACTGGGTGCTGGACAATGTGCTGAACACCACCGTTGTTAACCGATTCCTGCCTGTATTCACATTTGTATATACACCGTTTGACTGGCTCTCTGTAACTGAGCGCGCAGGTGCTGACATTTATACTGATCAGCAAAACTATCACGTGAACATGAACGATATTACTTATGCTACCGGGTTAACGTATAATACAAACAAGAACTTCAGGCAGTTCAACCATGACTTCATTGTTCAGCTGAGAAAACAATTCGATAAAACGAATGTAAGTCTGATGCTGGGTAACAACGTCTATTCCGAACACGGTGATTTCATGACCGTATTAGGTCTGGGACTGGCCAAGGCAGGCTACTACAACATGGCCAGCGCGTCTGCGATCACGTATACCGGCACAGAATACCTGCGCAGAAAAATAGGTTTCTACGCACAGGCTGAGGTAGATTATAACCGCATGCTGGTATTATCATTAACGGGCAGATACGATGGCAGTTCTGTATTATCCAGAGACAACGCCTACTATCCGTATGGCTCTGTTGCCGGCGGATTTATCTTCTCTGAATTATTCAGGGACGACAGACTGAAAAAAGCGATCAACTTCGGAAAGATCAGGGCTTCCTATGCTACTGTCGGTAATGATAATGTAAAACCGTATGCCACGACCACGCCTTACTATCAGGCTACGATCTATGGTGATGTGAGCAGTAACCTGACCTTCCCCTATAATGGACAGAACGGGTTTCTCATCAATACAGCTGTAGGTAATCCGAATCTGAAAAACGAATTGCAGAAAGAGTATGAACTGGGTCTTGAAATGAAAATGTTTGAAAGCAGGATAGGATTAGAAGCCTCCTATTTCAACAGACACATGTCACAGGGCATTGTTGAAAACATCTCTCTTGCCAATTCTACCGGCTACGCCAGCACGACCATCAACTCGGCGAAGATGTCAACAAAAGGGGTTGAAATATTATTGAACCTGACACCGGTAAAAACAAAAGACTTCAGCTGGGATATGACGATCAACTACACAAAGCTGAAACAACGTGTAGAGCAGGTGAGTGACAAACTGGGGCAAACCAGTATCGGTGGCATCTATGCGAAAAACGGTGAGCCATGGGGATTGCTGTTTGGAACTAAATACGCACGTACAGCAGATGGTCAGCTGCGCATCAATGATGCAGGTTTACCTTATGCCTCCGGTGAATTTGAAGCAGTAGGCAACATTACACCCGACTGGATAGGAGGGATCACCAATCAGTTCCGCTACAAACAATTCAACCTGAGTTTCTTCTTTGATACAAAACAAGGCGGTGACGTCCTCAACTCTGATGACGGATATGGCCTTTACTATGGCACTTCCAAACAGACAGAGAACAGGGCCGACAGGGTAGTGGCCGGTGTCAGTGACGCAACAGGTGCCCCTAATAAACAGGTAGTAACAGGACAGGCTTATTTCCAGCAGATCAGCGGTATTACAGAAGCCTTTATACAGCATGCATCTTATATCAAACTGCGTAACGTAAGCCTCTCATACACATTCAGCAAAGGTGCATCCAGACGCATTCCGTTCAAAGATGCCGCTATCGTGCTGACAGGCCGCAACCTGTGGATCCATAAAGACAAGAGTTTTACAGGCGGAGACCCCGAGGTGAACTCATGGGGCGCTGGTAACGGCGGACTAGGGGTATATACCTTCTCTGCACCAACCAGCCGTTCATTTGACTGCACTTTAAAATTCACGTTCTAGTAAATCACTCAACATGAAAAGACCATTCATTATAACGTCATTACTGGCCGTTTTAACGCTGTCAGCATGCAACAAGTTCCTGGACGTCAATTCAAATCCAAACGTGCCTTCTGACGTCTCTGAATCACTTTTACTGGCACCACTGGAAGCAAGTGTGTCACAATATATTGCTGCAGGCAATGCGGCTACATTGGTCAACCAATGGATGCAGAACTGTGTTCCCAATCAGCCGATGCCTAATACGGCAAATTATATGGTGACAAGTTCCAACTTTGATGACTTCTGGAACTCCTACTATGTCATCGTACTGAATAACCTGAGCATACTCGACAAACAGGCCACCGCCAATGGCAATCCGAAGTATGCCGGTATTGCGAAAGTACTGACCGCCTATACAATAGGCACTGCGACTGATCTTTGGGGAGACATTCCCTATTCAGAGGCATTTACAGGCACCGGCAATACAACACCTGTATACGACAAGCAGGAAGATATTTACAAAAGCATACAATCCTTGCTGGATGAAGCGATCACACAGCTGCGATCCGACGAAGGTAAAACGCCCGGCTCTGACGACTATTACTTCGCAGGTGATATGTCTAAATGGGTAAAAGTGGCCTACACACTGAAAGCACGTTACTACATGCATCTTACAGAAGCACCGGGATATGACGCTAAAACACAGGCCAACCTGGCATTGGCAGCACTCAGTAATGGCATGAGCAGTAATGATGACGACTGTGCATTCACTTACAATGGTACTTCTACTTCTTCCAATGCCTGGTACCTGCATTTCTATAACACATCTACGCTAGTGCTCTCTTCGCACTATGTAGATTCGCTGGTGAAATACGCAGATCCGCGGTTACCATACCTGGTAAGCAAAGCAGAGAATACAGGACAATATAACGGCAATGTGATTGGTACAGGTGCCGGCGCGTTACAGGACTTCTCAGTAGCCGGCAGCTTTTATGGAGGCATCGCTTCAAAAGTATACATCTTAAATACAGCGGAGGCCTTATTCCTCAAAGCAGAAGCCACCTACATCACAAGCGACTATACAGCGGCACAACCTATATTCAGGGAAGCCGTGACTGGTAATCTTGTTAAACTGGGTATTGACACCAACAGTGTGTCTGCAAAAACATTCCTTTCCAAAAGAGGAGTACTTCAGGCAAACAATGCCTTACAACTGATCATCGAAGAAAAAGCAACCGCTAATTTTCTTTCCATAGAAAACTATACTGACTGGAGACGTACAGGTTACCCTGCACTGAAAATGATACCTAATAACACGGTGACAAACCTGCCACGCAGATTCCTCTATCCGTTGAACGAGATCACGGCTAATCCGAGAGCGTTACAAACTGCGAAGCTGACGGATAAAGTATGGTGGGATAGCTGAGTGACTAAAGTATCACAATAAAAAAAGGGAGCATGCCTGATGGCTGCTCCCTTTTTTATGCATGCTAACAGCAATTATTTAATGAAGAATACGGCTCTTACTTCAGCACGTACTTTGATCTTTTTGAATGAAGAAGCATCAGCTGTTTCAGCAGCAGCTGCTGAACGCACCATCATGTTAGAGAAAACAGGCTGAACATCAGAATAATTATCAGTGTTGATTTCCTGTACCTCCAGCACGCCATCGATATTACTGTTGATGGCATCCAGCATATAAACAGCTTTTGCTTTAGCAGCCTGTAATGCTTTTATTTTTACCTGTTTGCGGTAATCTTCCATTTTGCTGTGTGTATAGCTGCTGATGTTTACGCTCTCAATACCTTCGTCATCCACTGCGCCAAGGATGCTGTTTACCTTATCCAGGTTGCTCAGCTTAAGACGATATTGTTTACGCGCCATGAAATCCGGATCTTTTTTCTTTTTGGTCCACAGCTGATCGTAGTTGCTACCAAACACATTAGCAATGGTCAGGTCTTTGGATGAGATACCTGCTTCTTTTACTGCTTTCTGGAGTTGTACCTCCAGCGTATTCATGTCTACTTTGGTTCCTTTATCTTTATACTCGCGCAGTGCGATATCCAGATAGATCTCATCAGGCGTGATCTCTACCTCTGCGGAGCCTGTTACTTCAATCTTCTTAACAGGAGGTCTGTTATCTGTCTGCTGTGCCTGTGATAAAGACGCTATTAATAATCCTGCCATTAAAAACATTACCTTTCTCATACTGTTGTGATTTGATGTTAAAATGAATATTAGTTTCCGTTGTTCGCCTATATGATGCGGCAAAATATTCCGATTCCATAAAAGGGCAAAAAAATATTTTGTCAGTATACCAGGCCCCAACACTTTACGATTAAAGATATATGGGGCGTCTGACTGTAACGGATGAGCCATAGATATGTTACACTGAATATTTTATTTATTTTACTGACACAGTAATAAGCCTATGACCAGAATTTTGTTGGTTTTGATAGGATTGTCATGGCTACTTTTATTATCCCATACACCGGTACAAGCCCAGCTACAGACTCCTTATATATTGAATGGGGCTGCGACACAACGGACGTGCAACTGCTATGTTTTAACGGAAGATCAGGGTACTTCGAGCGGTACAGTATGGAATAAGAATAAGATCAGCCTGAACGATTCATTTGACTACTTTTTTGATGTAAACCTGGGATGCAAGGATGAAAATGGTGCAGATGGCATCGGATTCATTCTGCAAACACAGGGCACCAACCTGGGGGCCACTGGTCAGGGGATCGGCTTTCAGAATATCAGACCATCGCTGGGAGTGATCATTGATACATGGCAGAATAGCGACGATGGTGACCCTTATTACGACCATGTGTCCATTCAGATCAATGGAGACATTTCGCACAGCAGCACTAACAATCTGGCCGGTCCTGTTACGGCACTGGCCGGAAGCGACAATATTGAAGACTGTAACTGGCATATCTTCCATATCAAATGGAATGCGGTCACTAAACAACTGGATGTCAGCATTGATGATTCGCTGCGCCTGCGTATAACCAAAGACTTGGTAACCGATGTATTCGGCAACGACCCTATGGTATATTGGGGCTTTGGCGCTGCTACCGGAGGAGCGTCCAATAAACAACAGTTCTGTGCGGCACTCCGTCCTGAATTACAGTTTGACAACAACCAGTTATTCTGTGACGGGTCAGCCATCGTCTTTGAGGACGACTCCAAATCATTTGGTACCATCACCCGCTGGCGATGGGATTTCGGCGATGGAACTACATCTGCAATAGCAGATCCTCCTCCTCATACCTACGCAAAACCTGGTAAATACCAGGTAAAAATGATCATAGAAGATAACAGTGGATGTGTGTCTGACACGATGAAGCAGGACATTACAATTGGCAGTTATCCGGTGCCTGACTTCTCTTACGATTCTCTTTGCACAGGAAGACCCATCAGCATCAGGGATCAAACAACCGTCGCTGTTGGTACGCTTCGTCAGTGGACATGGGACATGGGTAACGGGGTGATAGATCATTCATCATCGCCGGTCATCGCCTATGATAACACAGGGAATTACACAGTGACCTTGCAGGTCATGACAGCAGAAGGCTGCGGCGCAGCCACCACGAAACAGGTAAACGTATATCCCACACCTGCTATTACTGCTACGGGGGGAAGTGTGTGTATCGGTGACGCGATTCCGTTTACCGGCACTGATCTGACACCCGCTATCCCACTTGCACAGTGGTACTGGAACTTTGATAACGGACAACAGCAAACCGGTCAGCACATCGACTATATCTATCCCGCGGGAGGCGACTATCAGGCATCTGTACATGCGATGAGTAATAAAGGATGTTTTACTGATACGGTCTATATTCCCGTGACAGTCACTGATATAAACCTGTATGTCGGGCGGGATACGCTCATTGCACGGGGACAACCATTACAACTCAACGCTGCCGCCAACGGTAATAACCTGCAGTATAACTGGACACCGGATATTGGATTATCTGATCCATATGCGGCCAATCCGGTTGCGTTACTACGTAATGATCAGACTTACTACCTGGCGGTTACTTCTCCCCAGGGTTGCATTGCATTAGACACCATAAACGTGAAAGTATATGCCGGTCCGGAGTTTTATGTACCGTCCGCATTTTCGCCCAATAATGACGGTTTAAATGACGTTTTCAGGGCTATCTCACCAGGTGTACCCGAACTGGATTTCTTTTGTGTATGGAACAGATGGGGACAAGAGGTATTCCGCACACAGTCACTTTCAACAGGATGGGATGGCTCATACAAGGGACAACAGATGCCTGCCGGCACTTATGTGTGGATGATACAGGGAACGGACTATACCGGGAGAATGTTTAATAGAAAGGGGACTGTGACAATAGTGAGATAGCTAAGAATTTGAAATAGAAATGCAGCGGAAATAAACCAGTATAATGCGTAGCAGGATCTTATAAAAGGGAAAGGGATTTCAATATTGAAATCCCTTTCCCTTTTATAAGATCCGACATTAATATGCTGCAAACATTTCGGTAGCAGCAAGGGTATTTATACTTCATTCCTAATTCTTCCTCGCATCTTCCATTGTCTTCAGGAAATCATACAGGTCACTCATTGACGTTATCTTATCTACCGCCAGTATAAAGTTCTTACCTACCTGCCTCAGCTTCGCATTATTCACCCGGGTCTGAATATAGGTGAGAATGTGATTAAAGGTAGGTGATTCGAAGTATGGAGAATCTGGATTGTTGATGAAATAACAACGCAATTTTTCTTCTTTCAGCATCATCTTTTCAAAGCCAAGTTTGATCGCCATCCAACGGCAACGGATCATACAGAACAGATCTTTGACCGGCTCAGGTATAGGACCAAAGCGGTCCTGCATCTCAGCTTCAAATGCCTGGAGTTTGCTTTCCAGTGTGATGTTATCCAGTTCCTGATAGAGATTCAGACGTTCCTGTATACTTTCTACATAGCTATCTGGAATCAGTATTTCCAGGTCAGTATCAATCGTACAGTCGCTGACGAAATCTTTCTTCTCTTCCAGTTGCTCTTTAAAGAGATCACGGAATTCGTTCTGCTTCAGTTCACGGATAGCTTCATCCAGGATCTTCTGATACATATCAAATCCTATCTCTGCCATGAATCCGCTTTGCTCACCACCCAGCAGGTTACCGGCACCACGGATATCCAGGTCACGCATGGCGATCTGGAAACCACTACCCAGTTCACTATGCTGTTCCAGTGTTTGCAGGCGCTTACGGCTATCACCAGGTAAGGTGCTCATCGGAGGTGCTAACAGGTAACAGAATGCCTTTTTGTTACTACGTCCTACACGTCCGCGCAGCTGATGCAGATCACTTAATCCGAAATGATGTGCGTTGTTGATGATAATGGTATTCGCGTTAGGAATGTCCACACCACTTTCGACTATGTTGGTACATACCAGTACATCATATTTACGATCGATGAAATCGAGTATCACTTCTTCCAGCTGATGTCCTTCCATCTGGCCATGTGCTGTTGCAATAGACAGGTCAGGACACAGCCCTTTGATCAGACTACTCATTTCACCCAGGCCCTTCACACGGTTGTATACAAAGTATACCTGTCCGCCACGCTCTGTTTCGTAATAGATCGCATCACGGATCAGGTCCTGATCGAAGACATGTACTTCTGTTTCTATCGGCTGTCTGTTAGGCGGAGGCGTATTGATCACTGACAGGTCTCTCGCACCCATGAGTGAGAACTGCAATGTTCTCGGTATAGGTGTAGCCGTTAGTGTCAATGTATCCACGTTTACTTTGAGTTGTTTTAGTTTCTCTTTCGCAGATACACCAAACTTCTGTTCTTCATCGACAACGAGTACACCCAGGTCTTTAAACTTCACCTCCTTACCTAATAAAGCATGCGTACCGATGATGATATCGATCTTCCCTTCGGCCAGTCTTTGCAGTGTTTCCTTCTTCTCTTTGGCCGATTTGAAACGGTTCAGATAATCGACAGTACAAGGGAAGTCTTTCAGACGTTCTGAGAAAGTCTTAAAGTGCTGGAACGCCAGGATAGTCGTAGGCACCAATACAGCAGCCTGTTTACCATCTACGATGGATTTAAAGGCAGCGCGTATTGCAATTTCGGTTTTACCGAAACCAACATCACCACACACCAGGCGGTCCATTGGAGAAGGAGACTCCATATCACGCTTCACATCGGCAGTCGCCTTACTTTGATCAGGCGTATCTTCATACAGGAAGGATGCTTCCAGTTCTGTTTGCAGATAGGTATCCAGTGTATGGGCAAAGCCCTGCTGTGCCTTACGTGCTGCATATAGTGTGATCAGGTCTTTCGCAATATCCTTAACCTGCGTTTTAGCCTTTTCTTTCAGCTTATCCCAGGCATCGCTACCGAGTTTATTCACCCGCGGTTCAACACCTTCCTTACCCGAATATTTACTGATCTTATGCAGCGAGTTAATGTTTACATACAAGAGGTCATTGTTCTTGTAAATAATGCGGATCGCCTCCTGCATTTTACCACCAACTTCTATCTTCTGCAAACCGCTATATACCCCTACACCATGATCAATATGCGTTACGAAATCACCTGCCTGTAGCTCACGCAGGGTTTTCATCGTAATCGCCTTGTTCTTGTTATAGGCCTGCTTTACCTTGTATTTATGATAACGCTGGAAGATCTGATGATCAGTGTAGACAACCAGCTTCAGTGAGTGATCAATAAAGCCATGGCTGACAGGTAGAGGAATAGGGTAGAAGGTAAATTCGGCCTTCAGGTCTTCAAAGATGCTACGCAGCCTTTCCAGCTGACGGGCATTCTCTGCAAATATGAAAAGCGCGTATTTATTCTTATTGTGCGTGTCCAGGTCCTTGATCAGCATTTCAAACTGTCTGTTAAAGACAGGTTGTTCCTGCGTCTCGAAATTCAGCGGTGTAAATGAGCGATTGGTCTCTGACCACCACTGCCGGCTGCCAAACACAATACAGTGCCTGCCCAGCATTTGCTGCATCAGAGGATGTGCTTTGACGAAATCAGCTTCGGTGAGTGTGATGGTATCATCATCGCCGACTTTTACGGACTGCCCTGTTTGCAGGAATACGTCCAGTCGTTCTTCCATCTGCAATACCACTTCCTGCACATAACCGGGATCTTTCATCCAGATAACGGTATTCTCAGGAAGGAATTCAAATAAAGAAGCTTTCTGATGATCCATTCCCTGTGTGTCCATATTGGCGATCAGTGTCACCTGGTTGAGCTTCCTTTCGCTCAGCTGACTTTCCGGATCAAACAGACGGATAGAGTCGATATCTTCTCCGAAGAGCTCAATACGGTATGGCTTCTCATTACCAAAAGAATAGATATCGAGGATGCCTCCACGTACTGCATATTGTCCCGGTTCGTACACAAAATCTGTGAACTCAAAACCCCAGGTTACCAGCCTATCCAGCAGATCATCTACTTTCAGCACATCACCCACTTTCAGTTGCACCATATTGCTGGTAAAAGCAACAGACGCAGCTACTTTTTCCCAAAGTGCTTCAGGATAGGTAACCAGTACCTTCTTGTGTATAGAGGGCCCGGAGAACTTCATCAGTGCTTCCGTGCGCAACATACTGTGACTACTGTTGATCTCGTTGAAATAGCCGGCCTTTTTAAAGGAGTCCGGAAAATAGAAGACGTCGAGTGCCTGGGTAACTGATTCCAGGTCATTATGGAAATAAGCAGCCTCTTCTCTGTCGTTCAGAATGAAAAGATGATTAACGGAGTTGGCCATCTCCCAAGCTCCCGCAGCTACGAATGTAGTGGCACTACCGGTTAATCCTGTTAATTGATAATACTGTGGATCGGACAAATGTATCCCTTTCACCAGCTGTTGCAGGCGGGAATCTCGCTGGTACAGTTGTAATACAGCCTGTATATTCATGAGGGTTGCAAAGATACGGAATTAGTACTATCAGTCCATACACAGTGTACCTGACCGGCTCAATCTGTTTACGGACTAAAATGGTTATATTTAGTATAAATAAATTCCACTCAAATGGCGGACCAATGGTATAAGGGACTGGTGACCCGTATCGTACAGGAAACCCATAACACCCGCCGGTTCTGGATACAGGTACCGGAAATGGAGCAATTCAACTTTAAGGCAGGGCAGTTCGTAACCCTTGATCTTCCCATACATGAACAAAAGAATAAACGGTGGCGCAGTTATTCCATTGCATCCCCCCCTGACGGCAGCAATGTCATTGAGCTCGTGATCGTATTGCTGGAAGGAGGCGCGGGCACCAATTACCTGTTCAATCACGTGGGGGAGGGGAGTGAGCTTATATTAAAAGGGCCATTGGGCCATTTTACCCTACCGGAACAGCTGGACAAGGACCTGTTCTTTATCTGCACAGGTACAGGCATCGCTCCCTTCCGGTCAATGGCACAATATATTAAAGCGCATGACCTGCCGCATCCCCCGATCCATCTGATCTATGGATGCCGGCAGCAGTGTGATCTGTTATATGCTGCTGAGATGTGGGAGCTGGAAAAAGAGTTGACGGATTTTCATTATACGCCCACACTGTCAAGGGATGAAAACGGCTGGCTGGGCAGGAAAGGGTACGTGCATCTCATCTACGAAGAACTGGCCAAAAACCAGCCGGCGCATTTCTTCCTATGCGGCTGGAAGAATATGATCGATGAGGCAAAACACCGGATCCTGGCGCTGGGTTATGACAGGCATGATATTCACCAGGAGCTGTACGGCTGAGAAAGGCCTGGCATCACGTACTATTGCCATCGGGGCAAATAAAAAGGCCACATCTTGGATGTGGCCTTTTATCATATATGAACGTATCCTATTCGTTGATCTTATTCAGCACGATCTCTTTCACTTTATCCATTGGCACTCTTTCCTGTTCCATACTATCGCGGTAACGGATGGTAACAGTATTGTCTTCCTTGGTCTGGTGATCGATGGTTACGCAGAATGGTGTGCCAATAGCATCCTGACGGCGGTAACGCTTACCGATAGCATCTTTCTCTTCGTAGAAGCAATGGAATGCTGGTTTACATTTATCCATCAGTTCCTTTGCGAGTTCAGGCAGACCGTCTTTCTTAGTCAGTGGGAAGATAGCCAGTTTAACAGGGGCCAGCTTCGCAGGCAGCTTCATTACTACACGGCTGTCTTCTTTGCCATCCTTGGTCAGATCTTCTTCGTAGTAAGCATCACAGATGGTTAACAGGAACATACGATCCAGACCGATAGAGGTTTCTATCACGTAAGGAATGTAGTTCTGGTTAATTTCTGTATCGAAGTACTGCATTTTCTTTCTGCTGAACTCCTGGTGTCTGCTCAGGTCATGATCTGTACGGCTGTGAATACCTTCTACCTCTTTGAAACCGATAGGGAATTCGTATTCAATATCCTCCGCAGCATCCGCATAGAATGCCAGTTTATCATGCACATGGAATCTGTACTTATTCGGATCGATGCCTAAGCTCTTATGCCATTTCAGACGCTCTTCCTTCCAGTATGCAAACCACTCTTTCTGGGTGCCAGGGCGCACGAAGAACTGCATTTCCATCTGCTCAAATTCACGCATACGGAAGATGAACTGACGGGCTACGATCTCGTTACGGAAAGCCTTACCTACCTGTGCGATACCAAAAGGTATCTTCATACGACCGGTTTTCTGCACGTTCAGGAAGTTTACAAAGATACCCTGAGCCGTTTCCGGACGCAGGTATATTTCACTTGCATCTTCTGCTACGCTACCCACCTGTGTGGAGAACATCAGGTTGAACTGACGCACCTCTGTCCAGTTAGCAGTGTTGCTAACGCTACATTTGATTTTATAAGTTTCGATCAGCGTTTTCAGACCTGCCAGGTCATCCGCTGCCAGTAATTCATTCATTTTAGCGATCAGCTCATCCCTGTTACCCTCTGGCAGGGTCTCAGCATGCGCTTCGATCAGGTGGTCTACACGATAGCGTTTTTTGCTATCCTTGTTATCGATCATTGGATCACTGAATCCATCTACGTGTCCGGATGCCTTCCAGATAGTTGGGTGCATGAAGATGGCAGAGTCAATCCCCACGATGTTTTCGTGCATCTGGGTCATGCTTTTCCACCAGTAATCGCGGATATTCTTCTTCAACTGTGCTCCGTTCTGGCCGTAATCATAGACAGCGCTTAAGCCATCATAAATTTCACTGGACTGAAATACGAAGCCGTATTCTTTACAATGCGAGATAATCGCCTGGAATTTGTTCTGATCTGTAGCCATAGTGGCGCAAATATAATAATGGTTTTCGGAATTAGAGGTGGCAGCTAGCTACCTTTTTCACTGGTCACAGGGGCTGTTACAGGCAGTTCATCCGTTTCCACGGGAACTTCCTTTACATATACGGCATATTCATTAGGTCTGATCTTCCCGCCGAAATGCTGTACATACACCTGGGTAAATTCGGCCCCAAAATACAGGATTATGGCTGAATAATACACCCAGAGCAGTATAATTACAATAGAGCCTGCTGCACCATAGGCCGTTCCGACCTTACTGGAGCCCAGGTACATTCCAATAGCGAACTTCCCCACCATAAACAGGATGGCTGTTGTGACCGCCCCGACAATGACATGTTTCCACTTTATCTTGGCATC
The DNA window shown above is from Chitinophaga agri and carries:
- a CDS encoding SusC/RagA family TonB-linked outer membrane protein; this translates as MKRNVFHLLALLAGLLLYSSIFAQTRGVEGTVTDEKKQPVSFASVIVKGTSKGTTTAQDGSFKLDVSPNAILVIRAVGYTVKEIPIGNEQHFNITLTENASDLNEVVVTALGVRKEKRNLTFSAQEVKSDEILRAREPNVLNALTGKVAGVQITSSSGMPGSSSRIVIRGITSISGENQALFVMDGVPINNDESGGTYNGGSGTNRLADIDPATIESINVLKGAAATALYGSAGARGVILITTKRGSAGRKPTVSISSGLSFEKTIYPDRQYLYAQGDKGVFFDGDTRKSSTSWGPRMDTLTANGQKVKAHHPLDEFFRTGVTSNSTVSVSGGGPTSNYFMSYSYFDQKGTIPNTSYARHSAFAKFSTQILENLNATFQMTYSTANNKKMPEGYGLESPLWTVFSAPVSYDLKPALNPDGSQRLYRYSRNNPYWVLDNVLNTTVVNRFLPVFTFVYTPFDWLSVTERAGADIYTDQQNYHVNMNDITYATGLTYNTNKNFRQFNHDFIVQLRKQFDKTNVSLMLGNNVYSEHGDFMTVLGLGLAKAGYYNMASASAITYTGTEYLRRKIGFYAQAEVDYNRMLVLSLTGRYDGSSVLSRDNAYYPYGSVAGGFIFSELFRDDRLKKAINFGKIRASYATVGNDNVKPYATTTPYYQATIYGDVSSNLTFPYNGQNGFLINTAVGNPNLKNELQKEYELGLEMKMFESRIGLEASYFNRHMSQGIVENISLANSTGYASTTINSAKMSTKGVEILLNLTPVKTKDFSWDMTINYTKLKQRVEQVSDKLGQTSIGGIYAKNGEPWGLLFGTKYARTADGQLRINDAGLPYASGEFEAVGNITPDWIGGITNQFRYKQFNLSFFFDTKQGGDVLNSDDGYGLYYGTSKQTENRADRVVAGVSDATGAPNKQVVTGQAYFQQISGITEAFIQHASYIKLRNVSLSYTFSKGASRRIPFKDAAIVLTGRNLWIHKDKSFTGGDPEVNSWGAGNGGLGVYTFSAPTSRSFDCTLKFTF
- a CDS encoding SIMPL domain-containing protein codes for the protein MRKVMFLMAGLLIASLSQAQQTDNRPPVKKIEVTGSAEVEITPDEIYLDIALREYKDKGTKVDMNTLEVQLQKAVKEAGISSKDLTIANVFGSNYDQLWTKKKKDPDFMARKQYRLKLSNLDKVNSILGAVDDEGIESVNISSYTHSKMEDYRKQVKIKALQAAKAKAVYMLDAINSNIDGVLEVQEINTDNYSDVQPVFSNMMVRSAAAAETADASSFKKIKVRAEVRAVFFIK
- a CDS encoding SusD/RagB family nutrient-binding outer membrane lipoprotein; its protein translation is MKRPFIITSLLAVLTLSACNKFLDVNSNPNVPSDVSESLLLAPLEASVSQYIAAGNAATLVNQWMQNCVPNQPMPNTANYMVTSSNFDDFWNSYYVIVLNNLSILDKQATANGNPKYAGIAKVLTAYTIGTATDLWGDIPYSEAFTGTGNTTPVYDKQEDIYKSIQSLLDEAITQLRSDEGKTPGSDDYYFAGDMSKWVKVAYTLKARYYMHLTEAPGYDAKTQANLALAALSNGMSSNDDDCAFTYNGTSTSSNAWYLHFYNTSTLVLSSHYVDSLVKYADPRLPYLVSKAENTGQYNGNVIGTGAGALQDFSVAGSFYGGIASKVYILNTAEALFLKAEATYITSDYTAAQPIFREAVTGNLVKLGIDTNSVSAKTFLSKRGVLQANNALQLIIEEKATANFLSIENYTDWRRTGYPALKMIPNNTVTNLPRRFLYPLNEITANPRALQTAKLTDKVWWDS